The following coding sequences are from one Malaciobacter pacificus window:
- a CDS encoding DUF523 domain-containing protein, whose amino-acid sequence MKILVSSCLLGEDVRYDGANSSVAYDPKFSFSIKELFMDILCENEIYSFCPEVAGGLSVPRDPAEITSHEKPFKIQKENGEDVTINFLLGAKKALDICQEENIKVALLKSNSPSCGNIQTYDGTFSGKLIESSGMTARLLNENGITVFNENQLKELNKFIKTNNLTFAR is encoded by the coding sequence ATGAAAATATTAGTCTCTTCTTGTTTATTAGGTGAAGATGTTAGGTATGATGGGGCTAACTCATCAGTTGCATATGACCCAAAATTTAGCTTTAGTATAAAAGAGTTATTTATGGATATTTTATGTGAGAATGAAATATACTCTTTTTGTCCAGAAGTTGCTGGAGGATTAAGTGTTCCTAGAGATCCAGCTGAAATAACTAGTCATGAAAAACCATTTAAAATACAAAAAGAAAATGGAGAAGATGTAACTATAAACTTTTTATTAGGTGCTAAAAAAGCTTTAGATATTTGCCAAGAAGAAAATATAAAAGTTGCTCTTTTAAAATCAAACTCACCCTCTTGTGGAAATATTCAAACTTATGATGGAACTTTTAGTGGAAAACTAATTGAATCTTCAGGAATGACTGCAAGACTTTTAAATGAAAATGGAATTACTGTGTTTAATGAAAATCAATTAAAAGAGTTAAATAAATTTATAAAAACTAATAACTTAACTTTCGCACGTTAA
- the trxC gene encoding thioredoxin TrxC yields MSKLNIVCPHCKKVNSIPKKDSYSKANCGSCKNSLLDTTPIELDESNFDHVIVNSDIPVIVDFWAPWCGPCKMFAPIYNEVSQKYPLKALFTKVNTEAEQNLGAKFGIRSIPTLIIYKNGVEVKRVSGALDPLRLSNLINENL; encoded by the coding sequence ATGTCAAAATTAAATATTGTTTGTCCCCATTGTAAAAAAGTAAATTCTATTCCAAAAAAAGATAGTTATTCTAAAGCAAATTGTGGTAGCTGTAAAAACTCCTTGTTAGATACAACGCCAATAGAATTAGATGAATCAAATTTTGACCATGTAATTGTAAACTCTGATATTCCTGTAATTGTAGATTTTTGGGCACCTTGGTGTGGACCGTGTAAAATGTTTGCTCCAATTTATAATGAAGTTTCTCAAAAATACCCATTAAAAGCACTTTTTACAAAAGTGAACACCGAAGCAGAGCAAAATTTAGGAGCTAAATTTGGAATACGTTCAATTCCTACACTAATAATTTATAAAAATGGAGTTGAAGTAAAAAGAGTTAGTGGAGCTTTAGATCCATTAAGATTATCAAATTTAATAAACGAAAATTTATAA
- a CDS encoding GNAT family N-acetyltransferase — MEIKIASEEEIKYCYNLLHQIRTDMSENDFLTTISEQLKNGYKVAYVINNNQIICVVGFTISKNLSRGKHIQIEDFVTTKNKEAETAAKALLDFIKIFAKQQECKSIHIDSNVDRHSAHKFYLSQDFQIESHHFSFKLN, encoded by the coding sequence TTGGAAATAAAAATAGCATCAGAAGAAGAGATAAAATATTGTTATAATCTTTTACATCAAATTCGAACTGATATGTCTGAAAATGATTTTTTAACTACAATATCTGAACAATTAAAAAATGGATACAAAGTTGCATACGTAATAAATAATAATCAAATAATTTGTGTTGTTGGTTTTACAATCTCTAAAAATCTTTCTAGAGGAAAACACATACAAATTGAAGATTTTGTAACAACAAAAAATAAAGAAGCAGAAACAGCTGCAAAAGCACTATTAGATTTTATTAAAATATTTGCAAAACAACAAGAGTGTAAATCTATTCATATCGATTCAAATGTAGATAGACATTCAGCTCATAAATTTTACTTATCACAAGACTTTCAAATAGAATCTCACCATTTTAGTTTTAAATTAAATTAG
- a CDS encoding transposase, producing MQIESKIIGIINDKLKNPIYETLRLLNMKTILTKSNFSKKEGVAVHMVVLHFVYMLVMNKKISTFMDQSNDSFKKDVYYRLLSNTSYNWRKLLSLSSLKILSLLHKVQDSKLVRVLILDDTVEDKVGKNIEGSCDNLWSNKAKRKIRGVNVVSLNYSDGYSNFMLDFAIAMNSYARVKIEEFTNIIDHRTNAHKRRLESLKGKSQIAIEMIKRAVASGIYADYLLVDSWYSKPVFIETMNELGLQVISRMVNNDRIWNFTGEKKTLDGIYNKFKKLKSIKMGQYGKKIKFEYFSTIVEHKKAGKLKIVFIKTKENLIPIVSTNLILSDEEIIDIYKRRWDIEQGYKELREHFGFGKEENRIYEALIARITLSFFTYNVVSYINRISNEPKTIGGLFKDLECELHTLAIAMQAFLAILDEIAKIEEVVNRNEDFTAIIDLLRDVTGKLLGFRCES from the coding sequence ATGCAGATAGAATCCAAGATCATCGGTATTATAAACGATAAGTTAAAAAATCCAATCTATGAAACATTACGTTTGTTAAATATGAAAACTATTTTAACCAAGAGCAATTTTTCTAAAAAAGAGGGAGTTGCTGTTCATATGGTTGTATTACATTTTGTATATATGCTGGTTATGAATAAAAAAATATCAACCTTTATGGATCAAAGTAATGATAGTTTCAAAAAAGATGTATATTATCGATTACTTTCCAATACTTCTTATAATTGGAGAAAACTATTATCTCTTAGTTCTTTAAAGATCTTATCACTACTTCATAAAGTGCAAGATTCAAAGCTAGTAAGAGTTCTTATACTTGATGATACTGTTGAAGATAAAGTTGGTAAAAATATAGAGGGAAGTTGTGACAACCTTTGGAGCAATAAAGCAAAGAGAAAAATCAGAGGTGTAAATGTTGTATCACTAAACTATAGTGATGGTTATTCAAATTTTATGTTGGACTTTGCAATTGCTATGAACAGTTATGCAAGGGTAAAGATAGAAGAGTTTACAAATATTATTGATCATCGAACCAATGCACATAAGCGAAGATTGGAAAGCTTAAAAGGGAAATCACAAATTGCTATAGAGATGATTAAAAGAGCAGTAGCTAGTGGTATATATGCAGATTATCTGCTTGTAGATAGCTGGTATTCTAAACCTGTATTTATAGAAACTATGAATGAACTTGGATTGCAAGTCATTTCAAGAATGGTAAACAATGACAGGATATGGAATTTTACAGGAGAGAAAAAGACCCTTGATGGCATCTATAACAAATTTAAAAAGCTTAAATCTATCAAGATGGGTCAATATGGCAAAAAGATAAAGTTTGAGTATTTTTCAACCATAGTTGAACATAAAAAAGCTGGTAAATTAAAAATTGTTTTTATAAAAACAAAAGAGAATTTAATACCAATCGTATCAACCAATCTTATACTTAGTGATGAAGAGATTATAGATATTTATAAAAGACGATGGGATATAGAACAAGGGTATAAAGAACTTCGTGAACACTTTGGATTCGGAAAAGAAGAGAATCGAATCTATGAAGCTTTGATAGCCAGAATTACACTATCTTTTTTTACATACAATGTTGTTAGCTATATAAATCGTATCAGCAATGAACCTAAAACAATTGGTGGATTGTTTAAAGATTTAGAATGTGAACTTCATACTCTAGCAATAGCTATGCAAGCATTTTTAGCTATTTTAGATGAGATTGCAAAAATTGAAGAAGTTGTCAATAGAAATGAGGATTTTACAGCTATCATTGATCTATTAAGAGATGTGACTGGAAAATTGCTTGGTTTTAGGTGCGAAAGTTAA
- a CDS encoding ATP-binding protein: MVELSKKISKLVGKTNAHYSLIKEGDRVLVGFSGGKDSLTLLHSLNHLKRVAPFNFEFKAVTVTYGMGEQIEFLANHCKEHGIEHEIVDTQIFDLAGEKIRKNSSFCSFFSRMRRGYLYTAALEQGYNKLALGHHLDDAMESFFMNFFYNGTMRSMPPIYKAENGLEVIRPLIFCRERQLRAFADTNEIRVIGDEACPGLRFDIKMPHARQSTKELLAKLEEENPRIFVSMKSAFSNMQPSTFFNKDFLDRIED; encoded by the coding sequence TTGGTTGAACTTAGTAAAAAAATATCAAAACTTGTTGGAAAGACAAATGCACACTACTCACTTATAAAAGAAGGAGATAGAGTATTAGTTGGATTTTCAGGAGGAAAAGATTCATTAACACTACTACACTCTTTAAATCATTTAAAAAGAGTCGCTCCATTTAACTTTGAATTTAAAGCCGTAACTGTAACGTATGGAATGGGTGAACAAATAGAATTTTTAGCAAATCACTGTAAAGAGCATGGAATTGAACATGAAATAGTAGACACTCAAATTTTTGACTTAGCAGGAGAAAAAATTAGAAAGAACTCTTCATTTTGTTCATTTTTCTCAAGAATGAGAAGAGGGTATTTATATACTGCTGCTTTAGAGCAAGGCTACAATAAACTTGCGCTTGGGCATCACTTAGATGATGCTATGGAATCATTTTTTATGAACTTCTTTTATAATGGAACAATGAGATCAATGCCTCCAATTTATAAAGCAGAAAATGGTCTTGAAGTAATTCGACCTTTAATTTTTTGTAGAGAAAGACAGTTAAGAGCATTTGCTGATACAAACGAAATTAGAGTGATTGGGGATGAAGCTTGTCCAGGTTTAAGATTTGATATTAAAATGCCCCATGCAAGACAATCTACAAAAGAGTTATTAGCAAAACTAGAAGAAGAAAACCCAAGAATATTTGTTTCTATGAAATCGGCATTTTCAAACATGCAACCATCAACTTTTTTTAACAAAGATTTTTTAGATAGGATAGAAGATTAA